DNA sequence from the Pseudocalidococcus azoricus BACA0444 genome:
ACAGCGATAATTGTTCCCAGGCCTAGGCCAGCATGAGCCAGTAGCCCTTAGTTCATTAATGATGTTCATCCCCTCGGGCCTGGGCTAAGAGGGCAGTAATAATCTTTTCATTAGCTTTTGGAAAGGGGTAATCATTCAACTCGGCAACCGTCACCCAACGGACTTCCTCACAGGCTAGGGGTTGGGGGTCTCCTGATAGATACTGGCAGTGATGCACAACTAAGGTGACTTTGAAATGGCTATAGGCATGATCCACCCGAATCAATTCATCTCCTACCACAATCTCGATACCAATTTCCTCTTGGATTTCCCGCTGGATACAGGCCGGAATTGTTTCATTGGGTTCAACTTTGCCCCCCGGAAATTCCCATAGCCCCCCTAGTAACCCATCTGCGGGCCGCCGATCAATTAGCACCTGATTCTGACTGTTCCAAATCACTGCTACACCAATGATCTTGTGGGGAATGGGCTGACTCGGAGTTGTCATGGGAATATTCTTGACAAGGTTTTGCTGATGGGCCTGGCAATAGTTTAACCAAGGACAAGCCGGACATTGGGGATTTTTGGGTAGGCAGATCGTGGCCCCTAAATCCATCAAGGCCTGGTTAAACTCACAGGGAGCTACTGGATCTAATAAATTACTGGACAGCTGCCAAAGGAGTTTGACCACTTTTTGGGGGGGCTGCTTCAGAGCATAGAGCCGCGCTAAAACCCGTTTGACATTGCCATCCAAAATGGGCTGGGGTTGATTAAAGGCGGCGCTGAGGATTCCCCCGGCCGTAGTTCGCCCAATCCCCGGTAAATCCATCACAGCCTCTAGACCTTGGGGAAACTGGCCGTCGTGTTCCGAGAGAATTTTCTGGGCAGCGGTGTGTAAATTACGAGCACGGGCGTAGTAGCCTAATCCTTGCCAGAGTTTGAGCACCTGTTGCTGACTGGCCTGGGCGAGCGTGGAGATATTTGGGAAAGCCTCTAACCAGCGGTGATAGTAGGGAATAACCGTTTGCACCTGGGTTTGCTGGAGCATGATTTCCGAAATCCAGATGGCATAGGGGTCTTGAGTTTGCCGCCATGGTAAATCTCGCCCACATTCGGCATACCAACCTAACAAGGCCTGGCGCAGTTGGGGAACTGGCAATGATGAAGAACTATAACGTCCCGCGCTATCTTGAACGGTTGCCATCCACTAACCTGAACGTCCAGACCTGGCTAAGGACATCTAAAGTTCATGGCTATTGGTTAAAGACTGTTCCATTTTGAGACG
Encoded proteins:
- the mutY gene encoding A/G-specific adenine glycosylase; the encoded protein is MATVQDSAGRYSSSSLPVPQLRQALLGWYAECGRDLPWRQTQDPYAIWISEIMLQQTQVQTVIPYYHRWLEAFPNISTLAQASQQQVLKLWQGLGYYARARNLHTAAQKILSEHDGQFPQGLEAVMDLPGIGRTTAGGILSAAFNQPQPILDGNVKRVLARLYALKQPPQKVVKLLWQLSSNLLDPVAPCEFNQALMDLGATICLPKNPQCPACPWLNYCQAHQQNLVKNIPMTTPSQPIPHKIIGVAVIWNSQNQVLIDRRPADGLLGGLWEFPGGKVEPNETIPACIQREIQEEIGIEIVVGDELIRVDHAYSHFKVTLVVHHCQYLSGDPQPLACEEVRWVTVAELNDYPFPKANEKIITALLAQARGDEHH